The following are from one region of the Aspergillus chevalieri M1 DNA, chromosome 1, nearly complete sequence genome:
- a CDS encoding uncharacterized protein (COG:E;~EggNog:ENOG410PGSZ;~InterPro:IPR002821,IPR008040,IPR003692;~PFAM:PF01968,PF05378,PF02538;~go_function: GO:0003824 - catalytic activity [Evidence IEA];~go_function: GO:0016787 - hydrolase activity [Evidence IEA]), whose protein sequence is MSSNKIKISIDRGGTFTDVHAIVPGKPDIVLKLLSVDPSNYHDAPTEGIRRVLEAATGATLPRGKPLRLDDIECLRMGTTVATNALLERKGTRSALLTTKGFRDLLRIGNQARPDIFDLSARRPDALFEEVVEVDERIIPSHPRSSKEALLPFRAIEGITGETFHVARELDTEKVRADLQILKKQGYSSVAVALINSFACPDHELKIGEIASKLGFSVSLSSQLQPMIKVVPRGMSATADAYLTPVIRSYIDSISPNFDGGLAGSHGCRVEFMQSDGGLVDFRQFSGLKAILSGPAAGVVGYATTSWDEEARVPIIGFDMGGTSTDVSRFDGHLDHTFSSSISGVSIQAPQLDINTVAAGGGSILSWKNGLFMVGPESASAHPGPACYRKGGPLTVTDANLSLGRLLPEYFPKIFGPNEDEPLDKDITRKLFEELTEQINSEHGAAQLTPEQVALGFLKVADESMTRPIRNLTEARGFETSSHHLASFGGAGGQHACNIAASLNISRIIIHKHSSILSAYGLALAEIVHEAQEPMAANYLGAEKLVTGKVQSLIGRTTEQLRNQGFKEKQLRHEIYLNMRYEGSDTSLMILKPEDDDFLSTFIERHRREFNFTFERSVLIDDVRVRTIASANKTTEKSPLQQLKDARSEEAGTPTQYTNVYFDSETGFRRTPVYRLRDLGSNVRMHGPIIIIDETQTILVNPDAVVHVLDTCVLIDLEESAPRETTRSAKVDPIRLSIFGHRFMSVAEQMGRTLQKTAVSTNIKERLDFSCALFSPDGGLVANAPHVPVHLGSMQFAVRYQHKRWQGRLKDGDVLVSNHPVSGGTHLPDVTVVTPVFKQGTNDIIFYVASRGHHADIGGILPGSMPPNSTELWQEGAAIESEKVVSNGVFNEDRMRELFLDIPSKYEGCSGSRNLSDNISDLKAQIAANARGIALIQNLVEEYGLETVQMYMYEIQRTAELAVRNLLKDMYNRYGSRPLEVVDFMDDGTPIKLTITIDKEGSAVFDFNGTGPEVRGNINAPEAITHSAIIYVLRCMINSDVPLNQGCLNPVDIRIPKPSILSPTGAAAVVGGNVTTSQRVTDVVLKALHACAASQGCLNNLTFGIDAQVDETTGNVMPGFGYYETIAGGAGAGDNWVGESGVHVHMTNTRITDPEILEKRYPCVLRRFELRENTGGAGRNRGGDGVAREIEFLTSVQCSILSERRVHRPYGMEGGEPGAAGLNLWLTKDKYTGHERKVNMSGKGSVPVKTGDRVVIMTPGGGGYGSKEVVQNGTH, encoded by the exons ATGTCGAGCAATAAGATCAAAATTTCCATTGACCGTGGCGGCACATTCACTGATGTCCACGCCATTGTGCCTGGCAAGCCTGACATCGTCCTCAAACTCCTTTCCGTTGACCCTTCCAACTACCATGATGCTCCCACGGAAGGCATTCGTAGGGTCCTTGAGGCAGCGACAGGCGCGACCCTTCCCAGAGGAAAACCTCTCCGATTGGATGACATAGAATGCCTACGGATGGGTACGACAGTTGCCACCAATGCCCTTCTGGAGCGCAAAGGCACGAGGTCCGCGCTCTTGACCACCAAAGGCTTCAGGGACCTTCTTAGAATCGGCAACCAGGCCCGTCCCGATATCTTCGACCTTTCCGCGAGGCGGCCTGACGCCTTATTCGAAGAGGTGGTCGAGGTTGACGAGCGCATCATTCCCTCGCATCCCCGTTCGTCCAAAGAGGCTCTGTTGCCTTTCCGAGCGATTGAGGGTATCACTGGGGAGACGTTCCACGTGGCCCGAGAGCTAGACACCGAGAAGGTCAGAGCAGACCTGCAAATCCTGAAGAAGCAAGGCTACAGCTCAGTGGCTGTCGCTCTAATCAACTCATTTGCCTGTCCCGACCATGAGCTCAAGATCGGCGAGATCGCCAGCAAGCTAGGCTTCTCAGTTTCCCTGTCGTCCCAGCTGCAACCTATGATCAAAGTTGTCCCTCGCGGCATGTCCGCTACTGCCGACGCCTACCTCACCCCAGTCATCAGGTCTTATATTGATTCCATCTCACCAAACTTTGATGGTGGTTTGGCAGGCTCGCATGGCTGCCGGGTTGAGTTCATGCAGTCCGATGGTGGCTTGGTCGACTTTCGTCAGTTCAGCGGCTTgaaagccattctctccggTCCCGCTGCCGGTGTGGTCGGATATGCCACAACGAGTTGGGATGAAGAGGCGCGAGTGCCCATTATTGGCTTTGATATGGGAGGCACATCCACTGATGTGTCGCGGTTTGACGGTCACCTCGACCATACCTTTTCCTCCAGTATTTCAGGTGTCAGCATACAAGCGCCGCAATTAGATATCAACACTGTTGCTGCAGGAGGTGGATCTATTCTGTCCTGGAAGAACGGCCTATTTATGGTGGGGCCTGAATCTGCGTCCGCCCATCCTGGTCCGGCCTGCTATAGAAAGGGAGGACCGCTGACGGTCACTGATGCCAACCTTTCCTTGGGACGTCTCCTGCCTGAGTATTTCCCAAAGATTTTTGGTCCCAATGAAGACGAGCCCTTAGACAAAGACATTACTCGGAAGCTGTTTGAGGAGCTCACCGAACAGATCAACTCGGAGCACGGCGCCGCCCAACTCACGCCTGAACAGGTCGCTCTAGGCTTTCTTAAGGTGGCTGATGAATCGATGACGAGGCCTATCCGCAACCTGACGGAAGCACGCGGTTTTGAAACTTCCTCTCATCATCTAGCATCctttggtggtgctggtggccAGCACGCCTGCAACATTGCCGCCTCGCTCAACATTTCACGCATCATTATCCACAAACACTCGTCCATCTTGTCGGCCTATGGCCTCGCTCTTGCTGAAATCGTCCATGAGGCACAAGAGCCTATGGCTGCTAACTATCTTGGTGCCGAAAAGTTGGTCACTGGCAAGGTACAGAGTCTAATTGGCCGCACCACCGAGCAGCTGCGGAACCAGGGTTTCAAGGAGAAGCAACTCAGGCACGAGATTTATCTAAATATGAGGTATGAGGGCTCGGACACGAGTCTGATGATTCTTAAGcctgaggatgatgatttcTTGTCAACCTTCATCGAGCGACACCGCCGAGAGTTCAACTTTACGTTCGAGCGCTCAGTcctcattgatgatgttcgAGTTCGAACTATTGCGTCTGCGAACAAGACAACCGAGAAGAGCCCCCTGCAGCAGCTTAAAGATGCGAGGTCGGAAGAAGCAGGTACACCCACACAGTACACAAACGTCTATTTCGACTCGGAAACCGGATTCAGACGCACCCCCGTCTACCGGCTTCGAGATCTCGGCTCTAATGTGAGGATGCATGGCCCAATCATTATAATTGACGAGACGCAGACTATCTTGGTCAATCCTGATGCGGTTGTTCACGTTCTTGACACATGTGTGCTCATCGACTTAGAGGAGTCTGCGCCCCGAGAAACCACGCGCTCGGCAAAGGTCGATCCTATTCGTCTGTCGATCTTCGGCCATAGATTCATGTCGGTTGCTGAGCAGATGGGCCGTACTCTGCAGAAGACTGCCGTCTCGACCAACATTAAAGAGCGACTCGACTTTTCTTGTGCCCTATTTTCACCTGATGGTGGACTTGTCGCAAACGCACCCCACGTACCTGTCCATCTAGGTTCGATGCAGTTTGCTGTTCGATACCAGCATAAGCGCTGGCAAGGGAGACTGAAGGATGGTGATGTCTTAGTGTCGAACCACCCTGTGTCTGGCGGAACGCACCTGCCCGACGTGACCGTTGTCACCCCTGTGTTCAAGCAAGGAACTAACGACATCATCTTCTACGTCGCCTCGCGTGGCCACCATGCAGATA TCGGCGGCATCCTCCCCGGATCCATGCCTCCCAACTCCACCGAGCTCTGGCAGGAGGGTGCGGCTATTGAGTCAGAGAAGGTCGTCTCTAACGGTGTCTTCAATGAAGACCGCATGCGCGAGCTGTTCCTGGATATTCCATCCAAGTACGAAGGCTGCTCGGGTAGCCGAAACTTGAGCGACAACATTTCGGATCTCAAGGCTCAGATTGCTGCCAATGCCCGTGGTATCGCATTGATCCAGAATCTGGTCGAGGAGTACGGACTCGAAACAGTGCAGATGTATATGTACGAGATCCAGCGAACGGCTGAGTTGGCTGTGCGAAACCTTCTGAAGGACATGTACAACCGCTATGGCAGCCGCCCGCTGGAGGTCGTGGATTTCATGGATGACGGGACACCCATCAAGCTCACTATTACAATTGACAAGGAAGGCTCTGCTGTGTTTGACTTTAACGGTACGGGCCCGGAGGTCCGTGGTAACATCAACGCGCCGGAGGCTATCACCCACTCGGCGATCATATATGTCCTGCGATGTATGATCAATTCAGATGTTCCTCTGAACCAGGGATGTCTAAACCCGGTTGATATAAGAATCCCAAAGCCTAGCATTCTGAGTCCCACTGGCGcagctgctgttgttggcgGTAATGTAACAACCAGTCAGCGGGTCACTGATGTGGTGCTCAAGGCGCTGCACGCGTGTGCCGCCTCCCAGGGTTGCCTGAACAACCTGACATTCGGTATTGACGCCCAGGTGGATGAAACGACAGGCAATGTCATGCCAGGCTTTGGTTACTACGAGACAATCGCTGGTGGAGCTGGTGCAGGTGATAATTGGGTTGGAGAGAGTGGTGTGCATGTGCATATGACGAACACCCGCATTACTGATCCTGAGATCTTGGAGAAGCGATACCCCTGCGTGCTCCGCCGCTTCGAGCTCCGTGAGAATACGGGAGGCGCTGGGCGCAACAGGGGAGGCGATGGCGTGGCTCGAGAAATTGAGTTTCTCACTTCAGTGCAGTGCTCCATCCTGTCGGAGCGACGTGTGCACAGACCATATGGCATGGAAGGTGGCGAGCCTGGAGCAGCCGGGCTGAACCTGTGGCTTACAAAGGATAAGTACACTGGTCATGAAAGGAAAGTTAACATGAGCGGCAAAGGTAGTGTGCCTGTGAAGACTGGTGATAGGGTTGT
- a CDS encoding uncharacterized protein (COG:S;~EggNog:ENOG410PV13) — MENTFISEDPGFILQDDLFRSIETDLSQPQQEEENILIQLTDASTKPLKVLKLEYTSDLPEYPSTDPNGYGYVINVPPNQQRETVEDMVNSIQYCVRQNYRNRPSSHSSFLGTSYTSSSYRCSGIKICEYAGIQLKNMHHTHVTDDLWTILQDIRQRIHEMERDTTKDAAYRFYRSAKNLFKNQLSCYHFQNSCQPKLTQSSIPNPLGGFDFYVRCINAPSDPAGHYTYRVPKNGSVHLQFLEGLLNNEIIMDMEECGAVESIKSKSLYCAYDHPQGPGKLVHAKCNVTFHWLIPTDLSQNPYFVFMSHGVHTHVPPPPRKAPAKIMNGILQSINQARSPSLTLGTFLKSPALQSFCAEHNCHTIQQIHESFSNMDPIQAVIRKQRLLHYPAGQNVNGVMFELGKNKDLQEYIHEVYQQNDQIMIICILKEQAELLHTLSSIEIDMSFKRVQSKEMKEVVFATYLADQKKIMTLCRVFTTEDTTEGYYILFKKIYHIVYKLTGKRITFRALHGTGCHNLASLVSYLGF; from the exons ATGGAGAACACATTCATTTCTGAAGATCCTGGTTTTATCTTACAAGATGATCTAtttagatcaattgaaaccGACTTGAGTCAACCCCAGCAGGAG gaagaaaatattCTTATTCAGCTAACTGATGCCTCAACGAAGCCATTGAAGGTCCTTAAATTAGAATATACAAGTGATCTTCCGGAATATCCATCTACTGATCCTAATGGATATGGGTATGTTATAAATGTGCCGCCGAATCAGCAGAGGGAAACTGTAGAGGACATGGTTAACAGT ATTCAGTACTGTGTTCGACAAAATTATCGCAACCGGCCTTCCAGCCATTCTTCATTCCTAGGAACATCATATACTAGCTCCTCTTATAGATGTTCTGGTATAAAGATCTGTGAATATGCCGGTATACAACTGAAAAATATGCATCACACTCATGTTACAGATGATTTATGGACAATTTTGCAAGATATTCGACAGCGCATTCatgagatggaaagagataCAACCAAAGATGCTGCATATAg ATTTTATCGATCAGCAAAAAATCTCTTTAAAAATCAACTATCTTGTTATCACTTTCAGAATTCTTGCCAGCCTAAGTTAACCCAAAGCTCCATTCCG AATCCTCTAGGTGGTTTCGATTTCTATGTTAGATGCATCAATGCACCATCAGACCCTGCAGGTCATTATACCTATAGAGTTCCAAAGAATGGCTCAGTGCACCTTCAGTTTCTTGAGGGATTGTTGAATAATGAAAttattatggatatggaagagTGCGGTGCTGTTGAATCGATCAAGTCAAAGTCACTGTATTGTG CATATGATCATCCTCAGGGACCTGGAAAATTAGTACATGCTAAATGTAATGTGACTTTCCATTGGTTAATTCCCACTGATTTAAGTCAAAATCCATATTTTGTCTTTATGTCTCATGGTGTTCATACACatgttcctccacctccacgaaAGGCACCTGCAAAAATTATGAATGGAATTCTGCAATCGATAAATCAGGCTCGGAGCCCAAGCTTGACACTGG GTACATTTCTTAAAAGTCCAGCATTACAATCATTCTGTGCTGAGCATAATTGCCATACAATTCAGCAAATTCATGAGAGTTTCTCAAATATGGACCCAATTCAAGCTGTCATTCGAAAACAAAGACTTCTCCATTATCCAGCTGGTCAGAATGTCAATGGTGTAATGTTCGAATTAGGAAAGAACAAAGATCTTCAG GAGTACATACATGAAgtttatcaacaaaatgaTCAGATCATGATAATATGCATTCTGAAAGAGCAAGCTGAATTACTTCATACATTATCTTCTATAGAGATTGATATGTCATTCAAACGAGTACAAtcaaaagagatgaaggaggtGGTATTTGCCACATATTTAGCAgatcagaaaaaga TTATGACTCTTTGTCGTGTCTTTACAACTGAAGACACTACAGAGGGCTATTATATCTtattcaagaagatctaTCATATTGTGTATAAGTTGACAGGCAAGAGGATTACCTTTCGTGCCCTACATGGTACTGgttgtcacaacctggcttctctcgtgtcgtacctagggttctag
- a CDS encoding uncharacterized protein (COG:S;~EggNog:ENOG410PQVY;~InterPro:IPR004875,IPR006600;~PFAM:PF03184;~go_function: GO:0003676 - nucleic acid binding [Evidence IEA]): MANLLLSNRLKSAPSIGTKWVQRFINRHKEIKSKYSRRYDYQRALCEDPKIIMDWFQLVQNTIAKYGIVEQDIYNFDETGFSMGMASTAKVITSQVQSRAKAIQPGNREWVTVIEAIGSTGYLLPPLIIFAGKQHQSTWYQHIPDDWVIGVSENGWTNDKLGELWLKEVFEKHTKMRTIGTHRLLILDGHGSHATAAFDHFCTENHIIPLYLPPHSSHFLQPLDVACFGPLKRLYGQRVQTAMQLEINHIDKVDFLAAYQQTRPQAFSLSNICSGFAAAGLVPYKPENVLDELHIQMKTSTPPGSSHSKESSSWTAETPKTTRQLQKQSELIKRLWRQRTHSPPSPISQAVEQVVKGAQRAMQNVLLLEHEVKQLRAANKTQKRKRNTTRTFIAAGGILTGAEGQQRSQEAADLLAGVVDEGGERPRKRAPPRCSNCHQIGHIRSSCTTR; this comes from the exons atggccaatctATTACTATCAAATCGGTTGAAATCAGCTCCTTCAATTGGCACAAAATGGGTGCAGCGCTTTATCAACCGTCATAAGGAGATCAAGTCAAAATACAGCCGCAGATATGATTATCAACGTGCTCTTTGTGAAGATCCAAAGATAATAATGGATTGGTTTCAGCTGGTTCAGAATACTATTGCAAAATATGGCATTGTTGAGCaggatatctataactttgatgagactggcttctccatgggaatggcatcaactgcaaag GTCATTACTTCTCAGGTTCAAAGCCGTGCAAAAGCCATACAACCAggaaatcgtgaatgggtgACTGTCATTGAGGCCATTGGTTCAACAGgctatcttcttcctccattgATTATCTTCGCTGGCAAGCAACACCAATCTACTTGGTATCAGCATATACCTGATGACTGGGTCATTGGAGTCagtgagaatggatggacaaATGATAAGCTTGGAGAGCTCTGGCTCAAAGAGGTCTTTGAAAAGCATACCAAAATGCGTACAATCGGCACCCACCGGCTTCTgattcttgacggccatggCAGCCATGCGACTGCTGCTTTTGACCATTTTTGCACAGAGAATCATATTATACCTCTTTATCTACCTCCACATTCATCGCATTTTCTTCAGCCGCTTGATGTTGCTTGTTTTGGGCCATTGAAACGTCTCTATGGCCAGCGGGTTCAGACTGCTATGCAGCTAGAGATCAATCATATTGATAAGGTTGATTTTTTGGCCGCTTACCAGCAGACACGCCCACAAGCATTCTCATTATCAAATATATGCAGTGgatttgctgctgcaggTCTAGTCCCATATAAACCTGAGAATGTACTTGATGAACTCCATATCCAGATGAAGACCTCTACACCACCGGGCAGTTCACATAGCAAAGAGTCGTCTAGTTGGACAGCAGAGACTCCCAAGACTACCAGGCAACTTCAGAAGCAATCTGAGCTTATCAAGCGCCTCTGGAGGCAGCGTACACACAGCCCACCAAGTCCTATCAGTCAGGCAGTTGAGCAAGTGGTCAAGGGTGCTCAAAGGGCAATGCAGAATGTGCTGCTTTTAGAGCATGAGGTTAAGCAGCTACGTGCTGCTAATAAAACCCAAAAGCGCAAACGGAATACTACTAGGACCTTTATagctgctggtggtattctgACTGGCGCTGAGGGTCAGCAACGCAGTCAGGAAGCTGCTGATTTACTTGCCggggtggtggatgaaggtggTGAGAGACCACGAAAGCGAGCACCACCACGCTGCAGCAACTGCCATCAAATAGGACATATTAGATCTAGCTGCACTACTAGATAA